In a genomic window of Strix aluco isolate bStrAlu1 chromosome 3, bStrAlu1.hap1, whole genome shotgun sequence:
- the LOC141920409 gene encoding prolyl-tRNA synthetase associated domain-containing protein 1-like, producing MAAELREALGQRLRDLGIATVTAEHPQVFTVEEMMPHVQHMKGGHSKNLFLKDKKKKGFWLVTVLHDRQINLNDLAKKLGVGSGNLRFADENAMLEKLKVGQGCATPLALFCDQGDVRFVLDAGFLEGGHEKVYFHPMTNSATMGLSPNDFLKFVRSTGHDPIIIHFDEHMK from the exons aTGGCGGCGGAGCTGCGGGAGGCGCTGGGCCAGCGCCTGCGGGATTTGGGCATCGCTACGGTCACCGCCGAGCACCCCCAG GTGTTCACTGTTGAAGAAATGATGCCCCACGTCCAACACATGAAAGGCGGTCACAGtaaaaacctttttcttaaagacaaaaagaagaaagggtTCTGGCTGGTGACTGTTCTGCACGACAGGCAAATCAATTTAAACGATCTTGCTAAAAAACTGGGTGTTGGAAGTGGAAACCTAAGGTTTGCTGATGAAAACGCTATGCTGGAAAAACTGAAAGTGGGCCAGGGCTGTGCGACACCCCTCGCCCTCTTCTGTGACCAGGGAGATGTGAGGTTTGTGCTAGATGCTGGATTTCTGGAAGGTGGCCATGAAAAGGTGTATTTTCATCCAATGACAAATTCTGCAACCATGGGCTTAAGCCCCAACGACTTTCTGAAGTTCGTGAGATCAACAGGCCATGATCCAATCATCATACATTTTGACGAACACATGAAGTAG